A window from Heteronotia binoei isolate CCM8104 ecotype False Entrance Well chromosome 15, APGP_CSIRO_Hbin_v1, whole genome shotgun sequence encodes these proteins:
- the LOC132584409 gene encoding olfactory receptor 11G2-like yields the protein MDPANGTGVEQFILLGFEVGQQKRFLLLVFFTILYGLTLVENITIITLVLLDTHLARLPMYILLSNFSWIEMCYVSATVPRMLFDLTSPRGIISFRNCFIQFYVFFALGSTECFYLSAMALDRYLAICHPLRYPQIMSPNSCYGLVGSCWIIGFLWYLIPAVLISRLSFCSSNVIDHFLCDAGPILSLACPPLGIAPIISQFCLNALIIGNMFFVVLSYSTVVNTLMKTSSQGGRMKAFSTISFHLLVVTLFYGSVAGMYLIPGGENQSAITKAVTLFYTAVTPFLNPMIYCLRNDQVKEALVRLLKRKTMM from the coding sequence ATGGATCCAGCCAACGGGACTGGAGTGGAGCAATTCATTTTGCTGGGATTTGAGGTTGGGCAGCAGAAACGGTTCCTGCTTCTGGTCTTTTTCACCATCCTCTATGGGCTCACTCTGGTTGAGAACATCACCATCATCACCCTGGTGCTTCTCGACACCCACCTGGCCCGCCTTCCCATGtacatcctgctgagcaacttcTCTTGGATAGAGATGTGTTATGTGAGTGCGACGGTCCCCCGGATGCTCTTTGACCTCACGTCGCCTCGAGGGATCATCTCCTTCCGCAACTGCTTCATCCAGTTCTACGTCTTCTTTGCTCTTGGCAGCACTGAGTGCTTCTACCTTTCAGCCATGGCCCTAGACCGGTACTTGGCCATCTGCCACCCACTGCGCTACCCGCAAATCATGTCCCCAAACTCCTGCTATGGTCTGGTGGGTTCTTGTTGGATCATTGGCTTCCTGTGGTATCTCATCCCAGCTGTTTTGATCTCCAGGTTGTCCTTCTGCAGCTCCAACGTCATCGACCACTTTTTGTGTGACGCTGGGCCCATTCTGTCCCTGGCCTGCCCTCCGCTAGGAATTGCCCCCATCATCAGCCAGTTTTGCCTGAACGCTCTCATCATTGGCAATATGTTCTTTGTCGTGCTGTCCTACAGCACCGTGGTTAACACTCTAATGAAGACCTCTAGCCAAGGCGGTCGGATGAAGGCCTTCTCTACCATATCGTTTCACTTGTTGGTGGTGACGCTTTTCTATGGCTCGGTGGCAGGGATGTACTTGATCCCAGGTGGAGAAAACCAATCAGCAATAACTAAGGCTGTAACACTTTTCTACACTGCGGTGACACCTTTTCTTAACCCTATGATTTACTGCCTGAGGAACGATCAGGTGAAAGAAGCACTGGTTAGGCTTCTGAAGAGAAAGACAATGATGTAA